One window of the bacterium genome contains the following:
- a CDS encoding mannose-1-phosphate guanylyltransferase, producing the protein MSGPMFGVIMAGGCGARLWPQSRRHRPKHLLRLVGDKTMLEITVERISGVIDPKNILVVTLAEQANAVSELLPLIPPGNIIAEPVGRNTAPCIGLAAIVLRERCPDATMAVMPADHVVADRDRFEQVIRLAARQLEARPESLIAVGVAPKRPSMGFGYIEKARRCDDLEMEGPDVFEVSKFVEKPSLEDAREMLADGSFLWNAGMFFWRAERVLQEIAIQLPELGSALESLRPGLGKDGFDRRLAETYAAMKPISIDYGVMQKAEQVLVIESDMGWDDVGSWESLASIWQSDEAGCASNCEFISIGSNRCIAFSDKRLVAMVGVEDVVVVDSDDAILICKRDRTEEVRTVVEELKRRGLGHLA; encoded by the coding sequence GTGAGCGGGCCGATGTTTGGCGTAATCATGGCCGGTGGGTGTGGCGCGCGGCTTTGGCCTCAGAGTCGCAGGCACAGGCCGAAGCACCTCCTCCGGTTGGTCGGCGACAAGACGATGCTCGAGATAACGGTCGAGCGGATTTCAGGCGTCATAGACCCCAAAAACATACTAGTCGTCACTCTGGCGGAGCAGGCAAATGCGGTCAGCGAGCTCCTTCCTCTAATACCGCCCGGAAACATTATCGCTGAGCCTGTGGGCAGGAACACAGCGCCGTGCATCGGCCTCGCCGCTATCGTTCTGCGCGAGCGCTGCCCGGATGCGACAATGGCGGTTATGCCAGCAGACCACGTCGTTGCCGATAGGGACCGGTTTGAGCAGGTGATAAGGCTTGCCGCCCGGCAGCTCGAGGCGCGCCCCGAATCGCTTATTGCCGTTGGGGTAGCGCCTAAACGGCCCTCCATGGGATTTGGATACATCGAGAAAGCACGGCGCTGCGATGACCTAGAAATGGAAGGCCCCGACGTTTTTGAGGTCAGCAAGTTCGTCGAGAAGCCATCGCTTGAGGATGCTCGCGAGATGCTTGCCGACGGCAGTTTCCTGTGGAATGCAGGGATGTTCTTCTGGCGGGCAGAGAGGGTCCTTCAGGAGATAGCAATTCAGCTTCCCGAGCTTGGCTCTGCGCTTGAAAGCCTCAGGCCCGGCCTTGGCAAAGATGGGTTTGACAGGCGGCTTGCCGAGACTTACGCCGCGATGAAGCCCATCTCGATCGACTACGGCGTCATGCAGAAGGCCGAGCAGGTTCTCGTCATCGAATCCGACATGGGCTGGGACGATGTAGGCAGCTGGGAGTCGTTGGCGAGCATCTGGCAGAGCGACGAGGCCGGCTGCGCCTCGAACTGCGAGTTCATATCAATTGGCTCCAATAGGTGCATCGCCTTTTCGGACAAGCGTCTTGTGGCGATGGTGGGCGTTGAGGACGTCGTGGTTGTGGATTCGGATGACGCGATTCTGATCTGCAAGAGGGATAGAACAGAGGAGGTCCGGACTGTGGTGGAAGAGCTCAAGCGTCGCGGCCTCGGGCATTTGGCCTAG
- a CDS encoding dolichyl-phosphate beta-glucosyltransferase: MSDAPCMSVVIPAYNEERRLPRGLHSVLDYLVSRDLASEIIVVDDGSTDRTFSLAREFGETVAKRTDKVLYRVVSNAANVGKGFSVARGLELALGERVLFTDADLSAPIGQADKLASWLDRGYDVAIGSRRLPDSEVDPQPFYRRLMGLLFGLLTSLIVIRGYRDTQCGFKMYKGKAAKAIASRQVMSGFVFDVEQLFLARRLGLKVVEVPVSWADDRETKVRVLRDPLKMGIGLFKIRIVHWGLGKEDLQ, from the coding sequence ATGAGTGATGCCCCATGTATGTCCGTCGTGATTCCGGCCTACAACGAGGAAAGGCGGCTTCCGAGGGGCTTGCACTCGGTGCTTGACTACCTGGTATCCCGAGACCTCGCAAGCGAGATAATAGTGGTCGATGATGGCAGCACCGACAGAACATTTTCTCTCGCTCGAGAGTTTGGCGAGACAGTGGCTAAGCGAACGGACAAAGTTCTATATCGGGTCGTCTCTAATGCTGCAAACGTTGGGAAGGGGTTCTCCGTAGCACGCGGGCTCGAGCTCGCTCTGGGCGAGCGTGTCCTCTTTACGGACGCTGACCTCTCTGCGCCCATTGGTCAGGCCGATAAGCTCGCCTCGTGGCTTGACAGGGGATACGACGTGGCGATCGGCTCGCGGCGCCTCCCGGATTCTGAGGTTGACCCCCAACCGTTTTACAGGCGCCTCATGGGTTTATTGTTTGGGTTGCTGACTTCGCTGATTGTTATTAGGGGTTATCGCGACACCCAGTGTGGGTTCAAGATGTATAAAGGGAAAGCTGCGAAGGCGATAGCTTCACGCCAGGTCATGTCGGGCTTTGTTTTCGATGTTGAGCAGCTGTTTCTTGCTAGGAGACTTGGGCTGAAAGTCGTTGAAGTGCCTGTTTCTTGGGCGGACGACAGGGAGACGAAGGTTCGCGTCTTGAGGGACCCATTAAAGATGGGCATTGGGCTCTTCAAGATACGGATAGTGCATTGGGGGCTTGGCAAGGAGGATTTACAGTGA
- a CDS encoding glycosyltransferase, whose translation MKTDTTFVVINFNGSRYLHDCLMAIQSQGDADVIVVDNGSKDDSVALIKSEFPAAKLIENAQNAGFARAANQGAEAAESRFVAFVNTDVVLAPGWLLAILPLFGSEKDVACVGSRLLSKDGAKIDFDGGTVNFYGFGQQVRFGSPLNAEADKDLELTEETAFACGGAMVVDRQAFLHVGGFDESFFAYFEDVDLGYRFWLSGYCVLLTRKTVGYHVHHGTAARFLSDAAMAFLAEKNALTFVLKNLQEQNLGRVLSASLFMNPARLVLRAQDALLRKNALFDAAKGKISDVLDVLNSLGGEVCVPSSALAGPLAVLNVASHLKEILKSRADCQGLRRRGDDEILNRFPGFFFPSFFNSRYFAVEKTLVESFGLGKVLGEERPGPLVNEQMRSVQERFCEELDRLHLARAADRKHIQGLEGALKDRSEEIARLDEELAKLKKQPADAIAAALVKDADIKERDRVLAEKEDVISDALQSIADRDAMLERAEASITEKDGLVRRFETLAEARKDDIIAHQERISELQETMAALQGEHADAIALMQSELEDLRDSLGEVEGERGRLRAQLDKIEASFGFRSYRGLKRLARLLHISSSDE comes from the coding sequence TTGAAAACAGACACAACATTTGTAGTTATCAACTTCAACGGCAGTCGCTACCTTCATGATTGCCTCATGGCGATACAGTCGCAGGGGGATGCTGATGTCATAGTCGTTGATAACGGCTCCAAGGATGATTCTGTGGCGCTCATCAAGAGCGAGTTCCCGGCGGCCAAGCTGATTGAAAATGCACAGAATGCCGGCTTTGCTCGGGCCGCCAATCAGGGCGCGGAGGCGGCAGAGTCCCGGTTCGTTGCGTTCGTGAACACGGACGTTGTGCTGGCGCCGGGCTGGCTTCTGGCGATACTGCCGCTCTTTGGTAGCGAAAAGGATGTAGCGTGCGTGGGGAGTAGGCTTCTCAGCAAGGATGGAGCCAAGATCGATTTCGACGGCGGCACGGTGAACTTCTACGGCTTTGGCCAGCAGGTTCGTTTTGGCAGCCCGCTAAATGCGGAGGCTGACAAAGACCTTGAACTGACGGAAGAGACGGCCTTTGCGTGTGGGGGAGCGATGGTCGTTGATCGCCAGGCGTTCTTGCATGTTGGCGGATTCGACGAGTCGTTCTTCGCCTATTTCGAGGACGTCGATCTTGGGTATCGCTTTTGGCTTTCGGGCTATTGCGTGCTGCTGACAAGGAAGACGGTCGGCTATCACGTCCACCATGGGACGGCAGCCAGATTCTTATCGGATGCTGCAATGGCCTTTCTGGCAGAGAAAAACGCGCTCACTTTTGTTCTCAAAAACCTTCAGGAACAGAACCTCGGGCGAGTTCTTTCCGCATCGCTCTTTATGAACCCAGCTCGGCTCGTCCTGCGAGCTCAGGACGCGCTGCTGCGCAAGAACGCACTCTTTGACGCTGCGAAGGGCAAGATCAGCGATGTGCTAGACGTCCTCAACTCGCTTGGCGGCGAGGTGTGCGTGCCCTCGAGCGCGCTTGCGGGGCCGCTGGCCGTGCTGAACGTCGCCTCACACCTGAAAGAGATACTAAAATCGCGTGCTGATTGCCAAGGCCTTAGGCGGCGAGGGGACGATGAGATTCTGAATCGCTTTCCCGGCTTCTTCTTTCCGTCGTTTTTCAACAGTCGCTACTTCGCGGTTGAGAAGACGCTTGTGGAGTCCTTTGGACTTGGCAAAGTCTTGGGAGAGGAGCGGCCCGGCCCGCTTGTCAACGAGCAGATGAGATCGGTTCAGGAACGGTTTTGCGAGGAGCTAGATAGGCTTCACTTGGCACGGGCAGCGGACCGGAAGCACATCCAGGGCCTTGAAGGTGCTCTGAAGGACCGCTCGGAGGAGATTGCGCGGCTGGACGAGGAACTCGCCAAGCTAAAGAAGCAGCCCGCGGACGCTATCGCTGCGGCTCTAGTTAAAGACGCAGACATCAAGGAGCGTGACCGGGTGCTCGCTGAGAAAGAGGACGTAATCTCGGACGCGCTTCAGTCGATCGCCGACCGAGACGCGATGCTCGAGCGAGCTGAGGCATCCATCACGGAGAAAGACGGTCTGGTGAGGCGCTTCGAGACGCTGGCGGAGGCAAGAAAAGATGACATCATTGCGCATCAGGAGCGGATAAGTGAGCTACAGGAGACCATGGCAGCACTTCAGGGCGAGCATGCCGACGCAATCGCGCTAATGCAGAGCGAGCTCGAGGATTTGCGAGACAGTCTTGGGGAGGTTGAGGGTGAACGTGGGCGGCTCAGAGCGCAGCTGGACAAGATCGAGGCGTCGTTTGGCTTTCGCTCATACCGCGGCCTAAAGAGACTGGCCAGGTTGTTACACATCTCCTCTTCCGACGAATAG
- a CDS encoding Rne/Rng family ribonuclease — MNRKIIINAEAGETRIGIMENDILVELYVARRENMTLVGNVYKGRVTRVLPGMQAAFVNVGLERDVFLYVSDVYDTMDEYERLMMGSAEAGATDEQCFHVKAKSDQSIEQLLVPGQTIAVQITKDPIGAKGARASSFISLAGRFSVLQPSMDHVAISRRIEDVEERKRLKEIVGPLRRSGVGIIIRTLAAGKGEEEFRSDIEFLTKLWQQILRKSDTAPAPSLIYKEPDPILRTIRDFFTSDVERVVTDSEETYQKCVEYVDELLPGMAHRIKLFVKDTPIFDEYGIESEIQRALRPKVWLRSGGFLVIDQTEALVSIDVNTGKYVGKESLEETLLNINLEAAKELARQLRLRDLGGIIIIDFIDMASEKNKERVLAALSAELKKDRSKTSITEISSLGLVEMTRKRVRESLERILSEKCPLCRGTGRIKSRTTICYEVQREIRRVAEFSAQKEILVRAHPSVANMLQTKSKDIIIEFEKMFNKRVLINADPALHPERFDVVTV; from the coding sequence GTGAATAGGAAGATAATCATCAACGCCGAGGCCGGTGAGACCCGTATCGGCATTATGGAAAACGACATACTGGTGGAGCTTTATGTGGCACGGCGCGAGAACATGACGCTGGTTGGCAATGTTTACAAGGGGCGAGTGACGCGCGTTCTGCCGGGCATGCAGGCTGCATTCGTGAATGTTGGTCTGGAGCGCGACGTATTTCTCTACGTATCGGACGTCTATGACACGATGGACGAGTATGAGCGGCTGATGATGGGTTCTGCGGAGGCTGGGGCGACAGATGAGCAGTGCTTCCACGTGAAGGCTAAGTCTGACCAATCAATTGAACAGCTTCTTGTGCCCGGGCAGACAATAGCTGTGCAGATCACGAAGGATCCCATTGGGGCGAAGGGCGCTCGCGCCTCGTCATTCATTTCGCTAGCCGGCAGGTTTTCGGTCTTACAGCCGTCGATGGACCACGTGGCGATCTCTAGGCGCATCGAGGACGTGGAGGAGCGGAAGCGTCTGAAAGAGATCGTTGGGCCTCTTAGGCGTTCGGGTGTTGGCATCATTATCCGCACCCTCGCCGCTGGTAAAGGAGAGGAGGAGTTCCGCTCCGATATAGAGTTCCTGACGAAGCTCTGGCAGCAGATTCTCAGAAAAAGCGACACAGCGCCAGCACCGAGCCTGATCTACAAGGAGCCAGACCCGATTCTCAGGACGATCCGGGACTTCTTCACATCGGATGTTGAGCGCGTAGTAACCGATTCGGAGGAGACCTACCAGAAGTGCGTGGAATACGTGGACGAGTTGCTTCCGGGCATGGCACATCGGATCAAGCTGTTTGTTAAGGACACGCCGATATTTGACGAATACGGGATAGAGAGCGAGATACAAAGAGCATTGCGTCCTAAGGTCTGGCTGCGCTCAGGAGGATTTCTCGTCATCGATCAGACCGAGGCGCTTGTCTCAATCGACGTGAACACAGGCAAGTATGTTGGCAAGGAGAGCCTCGAGGAGACGTTGCTGAATATCAATCTGGAGGCCGCAAAGGAGCTCGCAAGACAGCTCAGGCTTCGGGACCTGGGTGGCATCATCATCATCGACTTCATCGATATGGCGAGTGAGAAGAACAAGGAACGCGTTCTTGCGGCGCTCTCGGCTGAGCTCAAGAAAGACCGCAGCAAGACCTCGATCACGGAGATATCGAGCCTGGGCCTTGTCGAGATGACGCGGAAGCGCGTTAGAGAGAGCTTGGAGAGGATACTCAGCGAGAAATGCCCGCTATGCAGGGGGACCGGTCGGATCAAGTCGAGAACGACAATCTGTTACGAGGTCCAGCGTGAGATCCGCCGGGTCGCGGAGTTCTCGGCTCAAAAGGAGATACTTGTCCGGGCGCACCCATCGGTGGCGAACATGCTTCAGACTAAATCAAAGGACATAATAATCGAGTTCGAGAAGATGTTTAATAAGCGCGTGCTCATAAATGCCGATCCCGCCTTGCATCCTGAGAGGTTCGATGTGGTAACGGTTTGA